The following proteins come from a genomic window of Acinonyx jubatus isolate Ajub_Pintada_27869175 chromosome C1, VMU_Ajub_asm_v1.0, whole genome shotgun sequence:
- the PLCH2 gene encoding 1-phosphatidylinositol 4,5-bisphosphate phosphodiesterase eta-2 translates to MSVPWPSTPSRTGGTVACLAEALLWVGASVAVSPPWQLGPLVERCMSAMQAGTQMVKLRGSSKGLVRFYFLDEHRSCIRWRPSRKNEKAKISIDSIQEVSEGRQSEIFQRYPDGSFDPNCCFSIYHGSHRESLDLVSPSGDEARTWVTGLRYLMAGISDEDSLARRQRTRDQWLKQTFDEADKNGDGSLSIGEVLQLLHKLNVNLPRQRVKQMFQEADTDDHQGTLSFEEFCAFYKMMSTRRDLYLLMLTYSDHKDYLDAADLQRFLEVEQKMTGVTLESCRGIIEQFEPCPENKSKAVLGIDGFTNYTRSPAGDIFNPEHHGVHQDMTRPLSHYFITSSHNTYLVGDQLMSQSRVDMYAWVLQAGCRCVEVDCWDGPDGEPIVHHGYTLTSKILFKDVIETINKYAFIKNEYPVILSIENHCSVIQQKKMAQYLTDILGDKLDLSSVSGEDATMLPSPQMLKGKILVKGKKLPANISEDAEEGEVSDEDSADEIDEDCKLLNGDAATNRKCVENIAKRKLDSLMKESKIRDCEDANDFTVSTLPPSGKLGHKAEGKKAEDGVESGEDTGGSRRNNRTLMSSFSKRKKKSSKLKKAASMEEGGEDLESQGSQGRGASRQKKTVKLSRALSDLVKYTKSVGIHDVEAEVASSWQVSSFSETRAQQILQQKPAQYLRFNQHQLSRIYPSSYRVDSSNYNPQPFWNAGCQMVALNYQSEGRMLQLNRAKFSLNGNCGYVLKPQCMCQGVFNPNSEDPLPGQLKKQLVLRIISGQQLPKPRDSMLGDRGEIIDPFVEVEVIGLPVDCNKEQTRVVDDNGFNPMWEETLVFTVHMPEIALVRFLVWDHDPIGRDFIGQRTLAFSSMMPGYRHVHLEGMEEASIFVHVAISDVSGKVKQALGLKGLFLRGPKPGSLDSHAAGRPPPRPSVSQRLLRRTASAPTKSQKPGREAFPELVPGTQDPGSEGEARDVAAPGPGPALEASAPEEQGNRSPRDTRPFSAQRPGSSLRGLETIAEEPAPGPGPPPLVAAPPSPSPGGLPCPSGPAAEVASPPVVALGAPTPFQLRTQSRGDTEQAPESHRRVYNGGGPGGACEGAPGSQTVRRADGDGKVPPEIPGGWRPLAGPCPTVYSDATAGDRLWRRLEPGGHRDSVSSSSSVSSSDTVIDLSLPGLGLGRESVSGAPAGRLPLRPCSATAAHLDLPAVTKSKSSPNLRAASQLPTAPEELQPRPLAPRPPWGRLPLVGLRDCPAAAKSKSLGDLTADDFAPQVEILGRSLGLAREGRAVRGARRDALTEQLRWLTGFQQAGDITSPTSLSGAGEGVPGAPGFLRRSSSRSQSRVRAIASRARQAHERQQRLQGPRGPPGEERGTPEGACSGGQGGCGDVLAPCRGSAATGLLLRL, encoded by the exons ATGTCTGTCCCCTGGCCATCTACCCCCAGCCGGACCGGGGGAACAGTGGCCTGCCTGGCAGAGGCCCTCCTCTGGGTCGGAGCGAGCGTGGCCGTGTCCCCGCCGTGGCAGCTCGGCCCGCTAG TGGAGAGATGCATGAGCGCCATGCAGGCGGGGACCCAGATGGTGAAGCTCCGCGGCAGCTCCAAAGGCCTGGTCCGCTTCTACTTCCTGGACGAGCATCGCTCCTGCATCCGCTGGCGGCCCTCGCGCAAGAACGAGAAGGCCAAGA TCTCCATCGACTCCATCCAGGAGGTGAGTGAAGGGCGGCAGTCCGAGATCTTCCAGCGCTACCCAGACGGCAGCTTCGACCCCAACTGCTGCTTCAGCATCTATCACGGCAGCCACCGTGAGTCGCTGGACCTGGTCTCACCCAGCGGGGACGAGGCGCGCACCTGGGTCACGGGCCTGCGCTACCTCATGGCCGGCATCAGCGACGAGGACAGCCTGGCCCGGCGCCAGCGCACTAGGGACC AGTGGCTGAAGCAGACATTCGACGAGGCGGACAAGAACGGGGACGGCAGCCTGAGCATCGGCGAGGTTCTGCAGCTGCTGCACAAGCTGAACGTGAACTTGCCCCGGCAGAGGGTGAAGCAGATGTTCCAG GAGGCAGACACAGACGACCACCAGGGTACACTGAGCTTTGAGGAGTTCTGTGCCTTCTACAAGATGATGTCCACCCGCCGGGACCTCTATCTGCTCATGCTGACCTACAGCGACCACAAGGACTACCTGGACGCCGCTGACCTCCAGCGCTTCCTGGAGGTGGAGCAAAAG ATGACGGGGGTGACCCTTGAGAGCTGCCGGGGCATCATCGAGCAGTTTGAGCCCTGCCCAGAAAACAAGAGCAAGGCGGTGCTGGGCATTGACG GCTTCACCAACTACACTCGGAGCCCCGCCGGCGACATCTTCAACCCAGAGCACCACGGTGTGCACCAGGACATGACGCGGCCACTGAGCCACTATTTCATCACCTCGTCCCACAACACCTACCTCGTGGGTGACCAGCTCATGTCCCAGTCCCGGGTGGACATGTACGCCTGGGTCCTGCAGGCTGGCTGCCGTTGTGTGGAGG TGGATTGCTGGGACGGGCCCGACGGGGAGCCCATTGTGCACCATGGCTACACTCTGACCTCCAAGATTCTCTTCAAAGATGTCATCGAGACCATCAACAAATATGCTTTCATCAAGAATGA GTACCCAGTGATCCTGtccattgagaaccactgcagtGTTATCCAACAAAAGAAGATGGCTCAGTATCTGACGGATATTCTTGGGGATAAGCTGGACTTGTCATCAGTGAGTGGTGAGGATGCCACCATGCTTCCTTCTCCGCAGATGCTCAAGGGCAAGATCCTGGTGAAG GGCAAGAAGCTCCCTGCCAACATCAGTGAGGATGCTGAGGAGGGTGAGGTGTCTGATGAAGACAGTGCAGACGAGATCGATGAGGATTGCAAACTCCTCAATGGGGAT GCCGCCACCAACCGGAAGTGTGTGGAAAACATCGCCAAGAGGAAACTGGATTCCCTCATGAAGGAGTCGAAGATTCGGGACTGTGAGGACGCAAACGACTTCACCGTGTCCACGCTGCCCCCGTCCGGGAAGCTTGGGCACAAGGCAGAGGGCAAAAAG GCTGAGGACGGCGTGGAGTCCGGGGAGGACACCGGTGGCAGCAGACGGAACAACCGGACCCTCATGAGCAGCTTCTCCAAGCGCAAG AAAAAGAGCAGCAAACTAAAGAAAGCGGCCAGCATGGAGGAGGGGGGCGAGGACCTGGAGTCCCAAGGCAGCCAGGGCCGAGG GGCGAGCCGGCAGAAGAAGACCGTGAAGCTGTCTCGCGCCCTCTCGGACCTGGTCAAGTACACCAAGTCTGTGGGCATCCACGACGTGGAGGCGGAAG TGGCGTCCAGCTGGCAGGTGTCATCCTTCAGCGAGACCAGGGCCCAGCAGATCCTGCAGCAGAAGCCGGCCCAGTACCTGCGCTTCAACCAGCACCAGCTGTCCCGCATCTACCCCTCCTCGTACCGCGTGGACTCCAGCAACTACAACCCTCAGCCCTTCTGGAACGCCGGCTGCCAGATGG TCGCCCTGAACTACCAGTCGGAGGGCCGGATGCTGCAGCTGAACCGGGCCAAGTTCAGCCTCAATGGCAACTGTGGCTACGTGCTCAAGCCCCAGTGCATGTGCCAGG GCGTCTTCAACCCCAACTCCGAGGACCCTCTGCCCGGGCAGCTCAAGAAGCAGCTGGTGCTTCGCATCATCAGCGGGCAGCAGCTCCCCAAGCCGAGGGACTCGATGCTGGGGGACCGGGGCGAG ATCATCGACCCCTTCGTGGAGGTGGAGGTCATCGGGCTCCCCGTGGACTGCAACAAGGAGCAGACGCGTGTGGTGGACGACAACG GATTCAACCCCATGTGGGAGGAGACCCTGGTGTTCACGGTGCACATGCCTGAGATCGCGCTGGTGCGCTTCCTCGTCTGGGACCATGACCCCATCGGGCGTGACTTCATTGGCCAGAGGACACTGGCCTTCAGCAGCATGATGCCAG GCTACCGGCACGTGCACCTGGAGGGGATGGAAGAGGCCTCTATCTTTGTCCATGTGGCCATCAGTGACGTCAGCGGTAAG gtcaagcaggctctgggcctaAAAGGCCTGTTCCTCAGAGGCCCAAAGCCCGGCTCCCTGGACAGCCATGCTGCTGGTCGGCCCCCGCCTCGGCCTTCCGTTAGCCAGCGGCTCCTGCGGCGCACGGCCAGCGCCCCGACCAAGAGCCAGAAGCCGGGTCGCGAGGCCTTCCCGGAGCTGGTCCCGGGCACGCAGGACCCCGGCTCCGAGGGGGAGGCCCGTGACGTGgcggcccccggccccggccccgctcTGGAGGCCTCGGCCCCGGAGGAGCAGGGCAACCGCAGCCCCCGAG ACACCCGCCCTTTCTCCGCGCAGAGGCCGGGCTCCTCCCTCCGTGGCCTGGAAACCATTGCCGAGGAGCCAGCCCCGGGCCCCGGCCCCCCACCTCTGGTGgctgccccccccagcccctccccgggAGGGCTGCCGTGCCCGTCGGGACCTGCCGCCGAAGTGGCCAGCCCCCCTGTGGTGGCTCTGGGAGCTCCCACGCCCTTCCAACTCAGGACCCAGAGCAGAGGGGACACGGAGCAAGCCCCAGAAAGCCATCGGCGGGTGTACAACGGTGGGGGCCCAGGGGGAGCCTGCGAGGGGGCCCCCGGCAGCCAGACGGTCAGAAGGGCTGACGGCGATGGGAAGGTGCCCCCGGAGATCCCGGGCGGATGGCGGCCCCTGGCCGGGCCCTGCCCCACCGTGTACTCAGACGCCACGGCTGGAGACCGGCTATGGCGGCGGCTGGAACCGGGCGGCCACCGAGACAGCGTGTCTTCGTCCTCCAGCGTGTCCTCCAGCGACACGGTCATCGACCTCTCCCTgccgggcctgggcctgggccgtGAGAGTGTCTCCGGGGCTCCAGCAGGACGCCTGCCCCTGCGACCCTGCTCGGCCACGGCCGCCCACCTGGACCTGCCTGCTGTGACCAAGAGCAAATCCAGCCCTAACCTGCGGGCTGCCAGCCAGCTGCCCACGGCGCCGGAAGAGCTTCAGCCCCGTCCGCTGGCCCCTAGGCCACCCTGGGGCCGCCTCCCCCTGGTAGGCCTCCGGGACTGCCCTGCAGCCGCCAAGTCCAAGAGCCTGGGGGACCTGACTGCTGACGACTTTGCCCCTCAAGTGGAGATCCTGGGCCGAAGCCTGGGCCTGGCGAGGGAGGGGCGGGCGGTGCGGGGGGCGCGACGGGACGCCCTGACCGAGCAGCTGCGCTGGCTCACGGGCTTCCAGCAGGCTGGTGACATCACCTCGCCCACCAGCCTGAGTGGCgctggggaaggggtgcctggtgcCCCCGGCTTCCTGCGGCGCTCGTCCTCCCGCAGCCAGAGCCGCGTGCGCGCCATCGCCAGCCGGGCCCGGCAGGCCCACGAACGGCAGCAGCGGCTGCAGGGCCCGAGGGGACCCCCAGGGGAGGAGCGGGGCACCCCGGAGGGCGCCTGCTCCGGGGGCCAAGGGGGCTGCGGGGACGTGCTGGCCCCCTGCAGGGGCTCCGCGGCCACCGGCCTCCTGCTCAGACTCTGA